The proteins below are encoded in one region of Streptomyces ficellus:
- a CDS encoding DUF6507 family protein, with protein MTSWDIQPQGVQGQLQVVGTHAGDLEKALNSLVTDMQQAAQAAGTAVPGSAAEIPLQGPTASGKPLTQKASGPVGAALAQYMTERQKSHFEPMAKRIQAAVIGAATATNEYVQGDLDQAKEAQDAARQVNLDLLKELGGKK; from the coding sequence ATGACGTCGTGGGACATCCAGCCCCAGGGGGTGCAGGGTCAGCTGCAGGTCGTCGGCACACACGCCGGTGACCTGGAGAAGGCCCTGAACTCGCTGGTCACGGACATGCAGCAGGCCGCGCAGGCGGCGGGTACGGCGGTGCCGGGCTCGGCGGCGGAGATTCCGCTGCAGGGCCCGACGGCCTCGGGCAAGCCGTTGACGCAGAAGGCCAGCGGGCCGGTGGGCGCCGCCCTCGCCCAGTACATGACCGAGCGGCAGAAGTCGCACTTCGAGCCCATGGCGAAGCGCATCCAGGCGGCGGTCATCGGCGCCGCCACGGCCACCAACGAATACGTCCAGGGCGACCTGGACCAGGCCAAGGAGGCCCAGGACGCGGCCCGCCAGGTGAACCTGGACCTGCTCAAGGAGCTCGGGGGCAAGAAGTGA
- a CDS encoding pore-forming ESAT-6 family protein produces MAAAGADRRSYDTGASSEAQVNIQAVIARLEQVITARDAQVKAAMTDFTADGVADDYHGKELRWNTASQEVRNIIQLLKTTLEKNDATAQQTLQRAKAAVDNIG; encoded by the coding sequence ATGGCAGCTGCGGGTGCAGACCGCCGTTCGTACGACACGGGTGCCTCTTCCGAGGCGCAGGTGAACATCCAGGCCGTGATCGCGCGCCTGGAACAGGTGATCACGGCACGTGACGCCCAGGTGAAGGCCGCCATGACGGACTTCACGGCCGACGGCGTCGCGGACGACTACCACGGCAAGGAACTGCGCTGGAACACGGCCTCCCAGGAGGTGCGCAACATCATCCAGCTGCTCAAGACGACGCTCGAGAAGAACGACGCGACGGCGCAGCAGACGTTGCAGCGCGCGAAGGCCGCGGTCGACAACATCGGCTGA
- a CDS encoding DUF6177 family protein has protein sequence MTKDVIALTERMPDPWSVLAGLLSGGPDKLVDTTGEDAVVQLCDEEGRPLVSVEAPLLVQVEGEAERLLGATPPPVPFWWTEARATTGVAEAERLAGTFAARLTSLTGGSAWPPEAARSLAVVASEGVAVAPPADAATPAVDVLTDKVAVVIQDRPVVAMTAWLADAFRAAAEGGLGLQIVSPAGTTLSPAVRGSLPGWPSRWVVQDERDGYYDGLSGAVLAWQDGMFAPVAAADSTGAEPRARVAATYQEDVRDTGERQLAFTFRTVHPADDRLVLGGALETVWRELTGAAPAGWGTAEPANLPWSPRRLTDVAFERAPEPTWVVVVGGPERPGLATVRVTRTTAGVEEEVTLAFGYGPDEELPLDAVPRAAEVLATRYNLRSMLVQLRKARRDLAVPPRFEGPGVPLAFVLGAEEVRALPGDRARNTPLAEAPVPLGPKARPALYYPLPGDPSDLSGWQDFERLVRHLKGE, from the coding sequence ATGACCAAGGACGTCATCGCCCTCACCGAGCGCATGCCCGACCCGTGGAGCGTGCTGGCCGGTCTGCTCTCCGGCGGCCCCGACAAGCTGGTGGACACCACCGGTGAGGACGCCGTCGTCCAGCTCTGCGACGAGGAGGGCCGGCCGCTGGTGTCGGTGGAGGCACCGCTGCTGGTACAGGTGGAGGGCGAGGCGGAACGGCTGCTGGGGGCGACGCCGCCGCCGGTGCCGTTCTGGTGGACCGAGGCCCGCGCCACGACCGGCGTGGCCGAGGCGGAGCGGCTCGCGGGCACCTTCGCGGCCCGGCTCACGTCCCTGACGGGCGGCTCGGCGTGGCCGCCGGAGGCCGCGCGGTCGCTGGCCGTGGTGGCGTCGGAGGGGGTCGCCGTCGCGCCGCCCGCGGACGCGGCGACACCCGCCGTGGACGTGCTGACCGACAAGGTCGCCGTGGTCATCCAGGACCGGCCGGTGGTCGCCATGACGGCGTGGCTGGCCGACGCGTTCCGGGCGGCCGCCGAGGGCGGGCTGGGGCTCCAGATCGTCAGCCCGGCCGGTACGACGCTGTCGCCCGCGGTGCGCGGCAGCCTGCCCGGCTGGCCGTCGCGGTGGGTCGTGCAGGACGAGCGGGACGGCTACTACGACGGGCTGTCCGGGGCGGTACTGGCCTGGCAGGACGGCATGTTCGCGCCCGTCGCGGCGGCGGACTCCACCGGAGCGGAGCCGCGCGCCCGGGTCGCCGCCACCTACCAGGAGGACGTCCGGGACACCGGCGAGCGGCAGCTGGCGTTCACGTTCCGCACCGTCCACCCGGCGGACGATCGGCTCGTGCTCGGCGGGGCGCTGGAGACGGTGTGGCGGGAGCTGACGGGGGCGGCGCCGGCCGGGTGGGGCACGGCGGAGCCCGCGAACCTGCCGTGGTCGCCGCGCCGGCTGACGGACGTGGCCTTCGAGCGGGCGCCGGAGCCGACGTGGGTGGTCGTGGTGGGCGGCCCGGAGCGGCCGGGCCTCGCCACCGTGCGCGTGACCCGTACGACGGCGGGCGTCGAGGAGGAGGTCACCCTGGCGTTCGGTTACGGGCCGGACGAGGAGCTCCCGCTGGACGCCGTGCCCCGGGCGGCCGAGGTGCTCGCCACCCGGTACAACCTGCGGTCGATGCTCGTACAGCTCCGCAAAGCGCGCCGAGACCTGGCGGTGCCGCCGCGCTTCGAGGGCCCGGGCGTCCCGCTGGCCTTCGTGCTCGGGGCGGAGGAGGTGCGGGCGCTACCCGGCGACCGCGCCAGGAACACCCCGCTGGCCGAGGCGCCCGTGCCGCTGGGCCCGAAAGCCCGGCCGGCGCTGTACTACCCGCTGCCCGGCGACCCGTCCGACCTGTCGGGGTGGCAGGACTTCGAACGGCTGGTGCGGCACCTGAAGGGGGAGTGA
- the eccCa gene encoding type VII secretion protein EccCa produces the protein MSTRLVHRPARTSRPAAASEARAIEAPPNLPEGKGGNIAMSLLPVAGVMSSVVMMTVVRNSQFAALGALILVVTIVGSLVLVFSQRGKAQRTRRTQREAYLAYLEDMREELSTEERARRERADVLNPPPHALYDIVRDPARLWERRRLDADFLRVRVGTGEMPVRDLKILDQGSSVLTPPDRFMLNEASALMDRFRTGTELPLTVPLDRVGNISVVGPREDCLRVARALLVQTAALHAPDDVAVALAVPGDRMADWEWAKWMPHLLDTEQFDGPVAARRIAPSAPQLARQLGPELRRRASYAAEVRRGLSTKDALSMSSRLLVVTDGHGEDAVDLPRPDDAVGLREMGVTVLHLVERRVQEPGHVGVRVTVDGDQVLIEDLREAEPVSAHGTADEVSVPFAEGLARMLAPLRLSAESLVDAPLSGPVDFADLLGIDDVARMDLDALWAPRGERAFLRVPIGVSDSREPVLLDLKESSELGMGPHGLCVGATGSGKSELLRTLVLALVATHPPEDLALVLVDYKGGATFAPFADLPHVAGVITNLENQAGLVERVHASLAGEVKRRQQVLKDAGNVADIGDYAALRAEKRPDLDPLPHLFIVIDEFGELLTAKPDFIDLFLSIGRIGRSIGVHLLLSSQRIEGGKLKGLDTYLSYRLGLRTFSADESRTVLDTTDAFHLPPLPGFGYLKVDTSHYERFKASYVSGAYRGPVRRDQDEDSGPLALAYEAYNTLGRAEDSGPRETTARRRETGPTELGVMVQQLENAPTDPVRRIWLPPLPGAVALDQVAGPLQAGPRGMQLSARRGPLQVPLGLLDDPTKQWQGQWFLDLTVAGGHAAVIGGPQSGKTTLLRTFVLSLALTHTPQEVGVYGLDLVGGGLQALSGLPHVGGIAGRADRERAARTVEEVRNMLAAREDLFREHTIDSVEQLRTLHAAGRLPQLASAEIVLVIDGFGALRDDFDDLDDAVVDILKRGGGYGIHVVAGMLRWNDVRIATQSYFGTRVELRLNDATESSVDRKLAETLSPDEPGRVLTDGKLFAQAALPRTDGLSDNTELGTVLERTARQVRAAWSGEVAQPVRVLPHVLEPHLLPGLVAEPKRVPVGLDQTALAPVLLDLFQHDQHLLVMGDSECGKTNLLKTIAAGLVERYSEDELVLAVMDPRRGLRGVVPEEFLGGYAYNAKLCGGLAAGIATELEKRLPDDSARLEDLEPGSWGSGPRIVVLVDDYDVLTTAGQAPLAPFLPYIPSAVDIGLHFVLTRRVAGASRGMYEPLVQGLRESGASAVLMAGDRSEGQLFPGVYASQQPPGRGVLIRRGQPNRLIQTVFTPES, from the coding sequence TTGAGCACCCGACTGGTCCACCGCCCCGCCCGGACCTCCAGGCCCGCCGCCGCGTCCGAGGCGCGTGCCATAGAGGCGCCGCCGAACCTCCCGGAGGGCAAGGGCGGCAACATCGCGATGTCGCTGCTGCCCGTCGCCGGCGTCATGTCGTCGGTCGTGATGATGACCGTCGTCCGCAACAGCCAGTTCGCCGCGCTCGGCGCGCTGATCCTCGTCGTCACCATCGTCGGCTCGCTCGTGCTGGTCTTCTCGCAGCGCGGCAAGGCCCAGCGCACCCGCCGCACCCAGCGCGAGGCGTACCTCGCGTACCTGGAGGACATGCGCGAGGAACTGTCCACCGAGGAACGCGCCCGCCGCGAACGCGCCGACGTCCTCAACCCGCCGCCGCACGCGCTGTACGACATCGTCCGCGACCCCGCCCGGCTGTGGGAGCGGCGCCGCCTCGACGCCGACTTCCTGCGGGTGCGCGTCGGCACCGGCGAGATGCCCGTACGCGACCTGAAGATCCTCGACCAGGGCTCCTCCGTGCTCACCCCGCCCGACCGGTTCATGCTGAACGAGGCGTCGGCGCTGATGGACCGTTTCCGCACCGGCACCGAACTGCCGCTGACCGTCCCGCTCGACCGCGTCGGCAACATCAGCGTCGTCGGGCCCCGCGAGGACTGCCTGCGCGTCGCCCGCGCCCTGCTCGTCCAGACCGCGGCCCTGCACGCCCCCGACGACGTGGCCGTCGCGCTGGCCGTGCCGGGCGACCGGATGGCCGACTGGGAGTGGGCCAAGTGGATGCCGCACCTGCTCGACACCGAGCAGTTCGACGGCCCCGTCGCCGCCCGCCGCATCGCCCCGTCCGCGCCCCAGCTCGCCCGGCAGCTCGGCCCCGAGCTGCGCCGCCGCGCCTCCTACGCCGCCGAGGTGCGCCGCGGCCTGTCCACCAAGGACGCGCTGTCCATGTCGTCCCGGCTGCTGGTCGTCACCGACGGGCACGGCGAGGACGCCGTCGACCTGCCGCGCCCCGACGACGCGGTGGGCCTGCGCGAGATGGGCGTCACCGTCCTGCACCTGGTGGAGCGGCGCGTCCAGGAGCCCGGCCACGTCGGGGTGCGCGTCACCGTCGACGGCGACCAGGTGCTCATCGAGGACCTCCGCGAGGCCGAGCCGGTCAGCGCGCACGGCACGGCCGACGAGGTGTCCGTCCCGTTCGCCGAGGGCCTGGCCCGGATGCTGGCGCCGCTGCGGCTGTCCGCCGAGTCGCTCGTCGACGCGCCCCTGTCCGGCCCCGTCGACTTCGCCGACCTCCTCGGCATCGACGACGTGGCCCGCATGGACCTCGACGCGCTGTGGGCGCCGCGCGGCGAACGCGCCTTCCTGCGCGTGCCGATCGGCGTCAGCGACTCCCGCGAACCGGTGCTGCTGGACCTCAAGGAGTCCTCCGAGCTGGGCATGGGCCCGCACGGCCTGTGCGTCGGCGCGACCGGCTCGGGCAAGTCGGAGCTGCTGCGCACCCTGGTCCTCGCGCTGGTGGCCACCCATCCGCCGGAGGACCTGGCGCTGGTCCTCGTCGACTACAAGGGTGGCGCGACCTTCGCCCCGTTCGCCGACCTGCCGCACGTCGCCGGTGTCATCACCAACCTGGAGAACCAGGCCGGTCTCGTCGAGCGGGTCCACGCCTCCCTCGCCGGTGAGGTCAAGCGCCGCCAGCAGGTCCTCAAGGACGCCGGCAACGTCGCCGACATCGGCGACTACGCGGCCCTGCGCGCCGAGAAGCGGCCCGACCTGGACCCGCTGCCGCACCTGTTCATCGTCATCGACGAGTTCGGTGAACTCCTCACCGCCAAGCCGGACTTCATCGACCTGTTCCTGTCCATCGGCCGCATCGGCCGGTCCATCGGCGTGCACCTGCTGCTGTCCAGCCAGCGCATCGAGGGCGGCAAGCTGAAGGGCCTCGACACCTACCTGTCGTACCGGCTGGGCCTGCGCACCTTCTCCGCCGACGAGTCCCGCACCGTCCTGGACACCACCGACGCCTTCCACCTGCCGCCGCTGCCCGGCTTCGGCTACCTCAAGGTCGACACCAGCCACTACGAGCGGTTCAAGGCGAGTTACGTCTCCGGCGCCTACCGCGGCCCGGTGCGCCGCGATCAGGACGAGGACAGCGGCCCGCTGGCCCTCGCGTACGAGGCGTACAACACCCTGGGCCGGGCCGAGGACTCCGGGCCGCGGGAGACGACGGCACGGCGCCGGGAGACCGGGCCGACCGAACTCGGCGTCATGGTCCAGCAGCTGGAGAACGCCCCCACCGACCCGGTGCGCCGCATCTGGCTGCCGCCGCTGCCCGGCGCGGTCGCCCTCGACCAGGTCGCCGGCCCGCTCCAGGCCGGGCCGCGCGGCATGCAGCTCTCCGCGCGCCGCGGCCCGCTCCAGGTGCCGCTGGGGCTGCTGGACGACCCGACCAAGCAGTGGCAGGGCCAATGGTTCCTGGACCTCACGGTGGCGGGCGGCCACGCCGCCGTCATCGGCGGCCCGCAGTCCGGCAAGACCACCCTGCTCCGTACGTTCGTCCTGTCCCTCGCGCTGACGCACACCCCGCAGGAGGTCGGCGTCTACGGCCTCGACCTGGTCGGCGGTGGCCTCCAGGCCCTGTCCGGCCTGCCGCACGTCGGCGGCATCGCGGGCCGCGCCGACCGGGAGCGCGCCGCCCGTACCGTCGAAGAGGTGCGGAACATGCTCGCCGCCCGCGAGGACCTGTTCCGCGAGCACACCATCGACTCCGTCGAGCAGCTGCGCACCCTGCACGCGGCGGGCCGGCTGCCGCAGCTCGCCTCCGCGGAGATCGTCCTCGTCATCGACGGGTTCGGCGCGCTGCGCGACGACTTCGACGACCTCGACGACGCCGTCGTCGACATCCTCAAGCGCGGCGGCGGGTACGGCATCCACGTCGTCGCCGGCATGCTGCGCTGGAACGACGTCCGCATCGCCACCCAGTCGTACTTCGGCACCCGTGTCGAACTGCGCCTCAACGACGCCACCGAGAGCAGCGTCGACCGCAAGCTCGCCGAGACGCTGTCGCCCGACGAGCCCGGCCGTGTCCTCACCGACGGCAAGCTGTTCGCGCAGGCCGCCCTGCCCCGTACGGACGGCCTGTCCGACAACACCGAGCTGGGCACCGTCCTGGAGCGCACCGCCCGGCAGGTCCGCGCCGCCTGGAGCGGTGAGGTCGCCCAGCCGGTCCGGGTCCTGCCGCACGTCCTGGAGCCGCACCTGCTGCCTGGCCTGGTCGCCGAGCCGAAGCGGGTGCCGGTCGGGCTGGACCAGACGGCGCTCGCGCCCGTGCTGCTCGACCTGTTCCAGCACGACCAGCACCTGCTGGTGATGGGCGACAGCGAGTGCGGCAAGACGAACCTGCTGAAGACCATCGCCGCCGGGCTCGTCGAGCGGTACTCGGAGGACGAGCTGGTCCTCGCCGTCATGGACCCGCGGCGCGGCCTGCGGGGCGTGGTGCCCGAGGAGTTCCTCGGCGGGTACGCCTACAACGCCAAGCTGTGCGGGGGCCTCGCCGCCGGTATCGCCACCGAGCTGGAGAAGCGGCTGCCCGACGACAGCGCCAGGCTGGAGGACCTGGAGCCCGGCAGCTGGGGCAGCGGCCCGCGGATCGTGGTCCTCGTCGACGACTACGACGTGCTGACGACGGCCGGCCAGGCGCCGCTCGCGCCGTTCCTGCCGTACATCCCCTCGGCGGTCGACATCGGCCTCCACTTCGTCCTGACGCGCCGGGTCGCGGGTGCCTCGCGCGGCATGTACGAGCCGCTGGTACAGGGGTTGCGCGAGTCGGGCGCTTCGGCGGTCCTCATGGCGGGCGACCGCAGCGAGGGGCAGTTGTTCCCCGGCGTGTACGCCTCGCAGCAGCCGCCGGGCCGGGGCGTGCTGATCCGCAGGGGTCAGCCGAACCGCCTGATCCAGACCGTGTTCACCCCCGAATCGTGA
- a CDS encoding MinD/ParA family ATP-binding protein yields MPNGDNWQGDVLRDLRAGASRPSPAAPEAGQAEAPPPSAPPTAAPGTSGPGTSGAGGSGAGSPAPAAAPQPVPGGGSPTAPHVPAQPQQPQPQQPHAPQPQQTQPQQTQPPQAPSAYRRAAGRPAAPDSRPVVDKQLAAAGRKPRRGEPFAARAARALRRTLSSSAAREVAETTRTAQALQQPVTTGRQIAVTSIRGGAGKSTVAALLGLTYAHYRQDPVLLVEADPALGSLPLRLGAESLRWTTGDVAGIVEPQMSLLDVTGYLVQLPDNAWLLPGSQGRIGAMLDTKAYERVMVALRRYFGVTVVDCETLPAEVARVALSAAQARVLTTPATLEGVASTHAVLQWMQGLPRHVIAGTVVVVTETVPHTGLDLDGAVRTLAATGASVQVLPYDRHLAAGGPIRTELLAHPTRQAATRLAADVFQLSQKRH; encoded by the coding sequence ATGCCGAACGGAGACAACTGGCAGGGCGACGTCCTGCGCGACCTGCGCGCCGGCGCGTCCCGGCCGTCCCCGGCCGCCCCCGAAGCGGGCCAGGCCGAGGCGCCCCCGCCGTCGGCTCCGCCCACCGCGGCGCCCGGTACGTCCGGGCCCGGTACGTCCGGGGCCGGTGGGTCCGGCGCGGGCAGCCCGGCTCCGGCCGCCGCGCCGCAGCCGGTGCCCGGCGGGGGCTCTCCCACCGCGCCCCACGTGCCCGCCCAGCCCCAACAGCCACAGCCCCAGCAGCCCCACGCCCCGCAGCCCCAGCAGACGCAGCCCCAGCAGACGCAGCCCCCGCAGGCCCCGTCCGCGTACCGGCGCGCCGCCGGCCGGCCCGCGGCGCCCGACTCGCGGCCCGTCGTCGACAAGCAGCTCGCCGCCGCCGGGCGCAAGCCGCGCCGGGGCGAGCCGTTCGCGGCCCGCGCCGCCCGCGCCCTGCGCCGTACCCTCTCGTCCTCCGCCGCGCGCGAGGTCGCCGAGACCACCCGCACCGCACAGGCGCTCCAGCAGCCGGTGACCACCGGGCGGCAGATCGCCGTCACGTCCATCCGCGGCGGCGCCGGCAAGTCCACCGTCGCCGCGCTCCTGGGCCTCACGTACGCGCACTACCGGCAGGACCCGGTCCTGCTCGTGGAGGCCGACCCGGCGCTCGGGTCGCTGCCGCTGCGGCTGGGCGCCGAGTCGCTGCGGTGGACCACCGGCGACGTCGCCGGGATCGTCGAACCGCAGATGTCGCTGCTCGACGTCACCGGCTACCTCGTCCAGCTCCCCGACAACGCCTGGCTGCTGCCCGGCAGTCAGGGCCGCATCGGCGCCATGCTCGACACCAAGGCGTACGAGCGGGTCATGGTGGCGCTGCGCCGCTACTTCGGCGTGACCGTCGTCGACTGCGAGACCCTGCCCGCCGAGGTCGCCCGGGTCGCGCTGTCCGCCGCCCAGGCCCGTGTCCTGACCACGCCCGCCACGCTGGAGGGCGTCGCCAGCACCCACGCGGTGCTCCAGTGGATGCAGGGCCTGCCCCGCCACGTCATCGCCGGGACCGTCGTCGTGGTCACCGAGACCGTGCCGCACACCGGGCTGGACCTCGACGGGGCCGTCCGCACGCTCGCCGCGACCGGGGCGAGCGTCCAGGTGCTGCCGTACGACCGGCACCTGGCGGCCGGCGGCCCGATCCGTACCGAGCTGCTCGCCCACCCCACCCGGCAGGCCGCCACCCGCCTCGCCGCGGACGTGTTCCAGCTCTCCCAGAAGCGCCACTGA
- the eccD gene encoding type VII secretion integral membrane protein EccD has translation MVSTATTSRAQLSRVTLVGERRRADIVLPSDTPIGQLLPDILQLLDDRAASRPMTRQLITSDGSALPHDSTLASAGIADGAVLRLVRAHSAPPAPVVHDVTDQVADDLDLQAWRWRPRARRAGAGVATVAFAVLTALLARREYALDALAVALAAVTLVLLAAGALVARVGRGNRGLATALLLASGGLGVLGAWTAADAHDWSGAARLAAVAGSLVVTLAMLGHFSPLGRGGLVGAGATAGLTLVWEAVAALQGDPARLGAVMAVFSVVLLGLLPRLALMASGLTALDDRRSGGASVSRHQVGNALAATHRGLALATIVTAVSAAAGGWLLTLADRPSVWTVVLPSVVAAVLLSRARAFPLVAEVVALFTAAALLVVRLVMLWMDHADGAGPLTVLCAAAVLPLVALAVQPPEHVRVRLGRTADLVESIGMVALFPLAVGVFGVYGQLLNKF, from the coding sequence GTGGTGAGCACAGCAACGACTTCCCGGGCGCAACTGAGCCGGGTGACCCTGGTCGGCGAGCGGCGCCGGGCCGACATCGTCCTGCCCTCCGACACGCCGATCGGTCAACTGCTGCCGGACATCCTCCAGTTGCTGGACGACCGGGCCGCGTCCCGGCCCATGACCCGGCAGCTGATCACGTCGGACGGCTCCGCGCTCCCCCACGACAGCACGCTCGCGTCGGCCGGGATCGCCGACGGTGCCGTCCTCCGGCTTGTCCGGGCGCACTCCGCGCCGCCCGCACCCGTCGTGCACGACGTCACCGACCAGGTGGCCGACGACCTCGACCTCCAGGCCTGGCGCTGGCGCCCCCGCGCCCGCAGGGCCGGCGCGGGCGTCGCGACGGTCGCCTTCGCGGTCCTCACCGCCCTGCTCGCCCGCCGCGAGTACGCGCTCGACGCCCTGGCCGTCGCCCTCGCCGCCGTCACCCTCGTCCTCCTCGCCGCCGGCGCGCTCGTCGCCCGGGTCGGACGGGGCAACCGTGGGCTGGCGACCGCGCTCCTCCTCGCCTCCGGCGGGCTGGGCGTGCTCGGCGCCTGGACCGCCGCCGACGCGCACGACTGGTCCGGCGCCGCGCGCCTGGCCGCCGTCGCCGGCTCCCTCGTCGTGACGCTGGCGATGCTCGGCCACTTCTCCCCGCTCGGCCGCGGCGGGCTCGTCGGCGCCGGGGCCACCGCCGGGCTCACCCTCGTCTGGGAGGCGGTCGCCGCGCTCCAGGGGGACCCGGCCCGGCTCGGTGCCGTCATGGCGGTCTTCTCCGTGGTGCTCCTCGGCCTGCTGCCCCGGCTCGCCCTGATGGCGTCGGGCCTCACCGCGCTCGACGACCGCCGCTCGGGCGGCGCCTCCGTCAGCCGCCACCAGGTGGGCAACGCCCTCGCCGCCACGCACCGGGGCCTGGCCCTCGCGACGATCGTCACCGCGGTGTCGGCGGCCGCCGGCGGGTGGCTGCTCACCCTCGCGGACCGGCCGAGCGTCTGGACGGTCGTCCTGCCGTCGGTCGTCGCCGCCGTCCTGCTGTCCCGCGCGCGGGCCTTCCCCCTGGTCGCGGAGGTCGTGGCGCTGTTCACCGCCGCGGCGCTCCTCGTCGTACGGCTCGTGATGCTGTGGATGGACCACGCCGACGGCGCCGGGCCGCTGACGGTGCTGTGCGCGGCGGCGGTACTGCCGCTGGTGGCCCTGGCGGTCCAGCCGCCGGAGCACGTCCGGGTACGGCTGGGGCGCACGGCCGACCTGGTCGAGTCGATCGGCATGGTGGCGCTGTTCCCGCTGGCCGTCGGGGTGTTCGGCGTCTACGGGCAACTGCTCAACAAGTTCTGA
- a CDS encoding PRC-barrel domain-containing protein yields the protein MIQSADIREWRNHDVVDPKGHKIGVLEAIYVDTATDEPAVATVRTGLPTRQRLVFVPLDEAVVGPDYLKVSHPKGEVRKAPSIGTDDVLPAEDEAAIFQHYGMAYEPGAHGERKLARR from the coding sequence ATGATCCAGTCAGCTGATATCCGCGAGTGGCGCAACCACGATGTCGTCGACCCCAAGGGCCACAAGATCGGGGTGCTGGAGGCCATCTACGTGGACACCGCCACCGACGAACCGGCCGTGGCCACCGTCCGGACCGGGCTGCCGACCCGGCAGCGGCTGGTGTTCGTCCCGCTCGACGAGGCGGTCGTCGGGCCGGACTACCTGAAGGTGTCCCACCCGAAGGGCGAGGTCCGCAAGGCCCCGTCCATCGGCACGGACGACGTCCTGCCGGCCGAGGACGAGGCCGCCATCTTCCAGCACTACGGCATGGCGTACGAGCCCGGGGCCCACGGGGAGCGGAAGCTCGCCCGCCGCTGA